TGTCGTGTCTACAATCCATGTAAGCTTGAGTTTAAAGGGTGACCTCACATGCACTGTATACTAATGCTACTGCCATTTTATTGTCAAGGTCTTCTGTAATGTTGTTTACCCTCTATGTTATtattacagtgtttcctctatgttgatttgactgtggcggccccccacggcaacatttctgccccccacggtatcagaaatagggctgcattgttagagtgcatgtcggagaacgttttattattaagataatgtaattaatagtgggtttattgttatttgctacagaatgcttagcctatatgtcaagctcaaagttggcctatatagtaactaaaaaaatacagttcaatcacaactgaaaatatgcctcattgtgtgtgtgaatagaggtgaataaatatatttgtttgtgttgcagcaaagtgtcagttccATTTCATGGGTGTGGGGGGAGAcacctaaaggaaacactgattaCAGTAGTGCAAGGAGGAGTTGTATTAACCAGTATTACTAGAGTGACAAATGTGTGTGATACCAAAGGAGATTTATATTTGAGTGGCATCTAATCTTATATTTTCCTGCTCCTATTTCAGGATTGCTGGACACATGTGAATGCCAAGAAGGGCTTCTTACCTAAACTTTGGGTTCTACTAAAAGAGGGTGGCAAAGGCATGGCTAAAGCACTCCATCCTAATCTAATGCCGCTCATCAGCAAACTGCCCCAACAGGTCACTGAGCCAACCTTGGACTTCTACACCACCTTCTTCTCTTCGTTCATACAAGGGTAATTTGTTGTACACTTGGGCTGGGTGATAATtgaatattgttattatttatcGAATATTAAAGTTAACCTTATTGTGACAATATGCTCatattgtgttgtaattttagaAAATTCTGTCtgtcaaatcaatatttgtatGCAAATTTTAATTATGATCTATGAAAATTAATAATAAGAATTTTTACTTAACACTTTTGTAGACTTTTTATATCTTCAGATATATTGATAACAATACCCTTGCAAGTGTACAAGTTATACACCATAATTCCTGTATCACACTCTATAACCtttggtgtctgtgtgtttgtcttagtCTGTCTAGTGAGCGTGCAGCGACAAGCCCATCGGAAAGTGCAGTTATAGTGACTTCTGTTGTTGAGTGCTTGAGGTACTGCATACTGCACAATTCAGAAGAAGAGCaggaacagaaaaaaatacgaaccatgcttatttcacagcaGGTGGGATCACACAGTTGCACATATGTTTCCCATCATGTCAGAGCTACTTAAGTCTCTATCTGTCTTAcgttgtgtattttgtttttgtagctCCTGCCACTACTAGAAAAAGCTCTTGGCAATCCCTCCCTTCAAAATGGTCCTCTTTTCCTTCTGGTCACTGAAATGCTTGTATCCTGGGAGAGAAGGGCAGGCCTACATAGTGAAGATGAAGCTAATGGCAGCAGCCATGTCTTTCAAGAACTTCTGGCAGACTTCTGGGAGGGGCTTGGTCTTTTGTTTGTTCGTTATGCCGACAATGAGGATGCAGATCCACAAGCTTTGGAAGGGGTAGCCACCTTGCTGCAGGTAAGTTTGGTTTTGGGGAATCTCTGGTTCAGACCTACAACGATACAGCAGATTAATATGTGTATAAGTGTAACAGAAAACACCATGCCACAGTAAATACTCACTTACTCTTATGTCTTCAGGTAATGCGCTACCCTGAGAGAGTAAAAGGAAAGCTCATCCAGAAGAAGAAATCTGTCAAGATCTGTTTCTCTGAGCCAGAGGACAATGATAAAAGGGGACTTGAGAAGCCTGTTCAGACAGTGTCGGAGCTGGTGAATGAGAAGGCATTTGGTTCACTACGCACCCAGCATTTTGAGGATGTAGTGTGTCAGCTGGCACAACTGTGCCTGGTGCATGTGACCGAGAGAACCTCAGAGAGACATcttgttttcctctctcttctcctgcAGTCTTTCCACACACCCAGGGTCTTTAGTGTAAGTCATATTTGACAATTAAAGATAAGAGTGTATGTTTTAATTAATGGGCTTGAACATGCAAAAACACTAGTATGGCCCATAGGATTAAATATGGAAAGTATTTTTCTAACAATTCCATGATgcaattgatttttttcccccccaaactGTGCTCGTCTTAGACATTGGTCGAATTGGATGACAAAAATATGGACCGTGAGCAGAGGGACGAGGTGATTATGAAGAATCGAGCAATGCAATTCCTGCTGGAGCGGGTGGTGGTGTGGCTGGCTGAGAAAGGGCGCAGAGACACTGAACACCTGGTGGAGATGGTCTTCAGCTCACTCTACAGCTGCAGCCAGCAAGAGACCACCCGCATCCTCAACCACATCACCACGGTAACAAGATGCACGTCATTACATATGACCTGACGTTGATTCAGATCTTTCATGTGCAGCGTGATTATCCCTCTACACTCTAATGGTGCTGTTGTTTCTTTGCTGACATGTATGCTCTTCCCTCTGGTTTCTAGATGGATTTACAGTGGGGAATTATCCTGCAAATTATACAGAGGGTATGTGTCTTTTTATTTACACAGATCAAAGTGTGTTATCTACCTATACATATAATGTACATTGTTATAAACATCTGTGCtactatccatctatctactaTCTGTCAGGTATGTACAGATCCTGAGACTCTTAAGAGCTGTCATGACTGGCTGAAAGGTTCAGTTCTGGGCGAGCGACTCCTGGGATTGACTGAGGAGCTGTGCAAAGTGGGATGCAGCTCACCCAGCTCACCCAGCTCTACCTCTTCTACCAGCAACCACAGTTGGACACTTATCAGCCTGGTCCTCTCTCAGCACCACAACAACggtaaacacagacacacagcagcaaatcagcaaatgttttttttagggtgAATTTTCCTATCAGTCACCAAACTATATAATCATCTTtttgatctgtttttatttgccCAGAGTCTCTGATAGGGGAGGTGTACATGGAGAAGATCTTAGAGAGGCTCCATGCCACTCTGTCTGAGACCAAGAGTCTGTCAGATGCAGGCAACATGGAGCCACTCATCTGCTTCATCTGTGATGTGGCCTCCACATTCTTCTCTTCTGTACAAGACTGTCTTCTACTTCTCTCTGCTGAGGAACTCTTGCTCACGGTCTTCCAGCTCACTGCCCAagatcaaacacacactcacctgtctGGTAGGCACTTGCATAATGCAATATATATACTTTTCAGGGAAGCTAAATGACTAATTGTTGTTGATATTGCTTTCAAAGACTCACTTTTAGATAAGCtgaggaaagtgtgtgtggcTGGGGTCCAGTCATTGGTCCAGCACTCTGAAAATGAGGTCAAGGAAGGTGGTTTCCTGCACAGTGCAGCCCTTTGGGTGACAAACCAACTACTCACCGTCTCTCTGGATATTAAAAGGTAACTTAACTccttctgtaaaaaaataaaaaattctatCCCCGGGCTTTGTTGTAGTTCTTGCTAACTTTTCTTGGTGTTGTGTTCTAGTTTGCAGCTTCTTATTTTGGCTGTACAGAACCTAGTAGAGACAATCATCTCTGTCTGCGATCAAGATTCCCCCCTCCTCATCCAGTTCTTTACACACCTGACGCCCAGCCAGACAGAATGGACAAGAATCAGACAAGCTTTACCTCCTCAGGTGAGCCAGCCAATCCATCATCCTTACTTAAGGAAAACAATTGATTCAGGCACTAGCATGCAATGGTtgcaaacattttgttttggaaGGATCCTGCTTTAATTAGATTCTCCACACAAAACACTTGACATTCATGCATTGttgttcctctttttttctgtcctctGCAGTGGATCAAAACCCCCTTACTGTCTAGTCGTTACAGAGGAGTTTGCGAAAAACCCTCCGTGGACATCTGGAAGTTTAAGGTGTCAACTAGGCTGCCAGCCCACCTATGTGCCTGTGCCCTATTGGGGAGGGTGGCCCAGACTGCTGCATCCATACCTCGTGACAAACGAGACACAGAATGTCCTTCACTCTTGCCAAACCTTAACCACACAGGTACACAAACTTTCCTTTTAGCACATAGTGTTTTAATTTGAGATTCAAAACGaacagacgcacgcacacaaagtTTCTGTaatatgtgttttttatgtCCATGTTAATCTATGATgctgtttaatatgtttgtatatgtatgcTTTTCTTTGGCAGTTTCAGAACTGTTGTATGCACTGCAGTGGTGTAGGGAGGTAGAATACATCCCTGCCTATCTCAGCCTGCTGACTGACTCGGGGCTGTTAGGGACTCCAGAGCCAGGTTCAAATGAAAGATGTGCTGGGGACACTCTACTCAAGGTGAGCTACACACAAGATTAACACATGATTTTCTACATACAACAGAGCTTTTCTGGAGCCTCTTCAAAATACATGTCCATGCAATCAATAAAAATAGCTGATTACAAAAAAGaactatatatttaatatatttatcaGCTTCGGAGGAATTACTGATTTATATGCATATGTTTATTTTCCCAGGCAATTATTTGAAACTATATCCACTGAATATATGTGTGTTGTATTGTTACACTGTAGGTCCGTGGAAGATGGAGGTTTATGGTCTCTGACTCTAGAGAACTACATCCACATCAACAACTTGGCAGACACTCACAGTGCAACCCTGAGGGAGCTTTACGGCAGTTCAGACAGGTGAATAATTTCTTTTAAGTGTTTTTAATTTCACACTCAGATCTGTTATATGACCACTCTCACCACCACTGTTGTATATTAAAAATGATATGTGTTTGGTCAGTTTGTTCCCAGTATCTCAAAGCAAACTGAGCACGCTCCAGGTGCTATGCCCCACCATGAcccagaaagacagagagactcTCGTTGCTCTGGCAACTGCTGGAATAATCAACTGGCAAGAGAATGATGGTGAgaatacacacataaacacacacatatgcatacgTGGACATTTTGGACTTGAACCAAGCAAATGAtaattttggcctgtgtgttacAGATGTGTATGGGTGTCTGGCGGTGCTGCTGTGCTGTCTAAAAGCCAACACCCAAGTAGAGGAGGAGGTTGTGCAGGCTATCCTGGCCACAGTGATGGAGTGGAGGAACAGCAAGGAGGACTGGTTTCTCTTTAACAGGTAATGTAAACACATAAACcacacaaacatttacacaCTGTTTTTGTCTATTATATCTCTTGAAACACTGTCCAAGTTTAgatgttttctactgatatATCTATATTTGTCACATCTTGGTATTTCAGTGACCTGTCTAAAGCAACTGCAGAACAGTTGAACATTGCTGTGGAGATGATGCGTTTCTTGTCCTGGCTGGTGACTCATTTTCCAACAGTTCTCGGGAGCAGCCAGTGGGACTTCTTGCTCTGCTCTATGTTAGCCTGGTTGGAGGTGAGCCATACACTAGATCATACATGTTGTATGGTTTTGTGACTTTAAGGCCAGAGACCATTGTCAGCTCCAGGCTGGATGCTTCCTGTCATGGGAACagaactgacacttcgctgcaacacaaacaaatatatttattcacacacgcacacacacaatgaggcatattttctgttgtgattgaactgtattttttgagttactatataggccaactttgatcttgacaaataggctaagcattctgtagcaaataacaataaacccactattaattacattatcttaatgcagtgtcactacttcagcatgtaaataatgcacctaaaatacaaacgtgagcaagGGCGTTGAGCAATCGCtatcgaatcaacagccacgtgcagtttagctagcaggtgaagaatCACCAGCTAACAATGAagtgacaacataagttataggacttacagttctcaaggacgtacaCACGCCCTCTCAACTGGCTTATCATCCGGACagcgtctctttttcctttctcccgTTTTCTGCCGGGTGACGCGcgtgcccgctcgcggtgtgaaacGCATGTctgcgctattctccgacatgcactctaacaattcaaccctatttctgatactgagGGGGGCATAAATGTTGCCGtggccacggtcaaatcaacatataGGAAACACTGGGTGAACTCTTGACCTCAGGTATTGAAATGTTAGACTACTCACTAAGCTACTCGGTTGTTTCTgataaaaatgttatgttttgttCGTTATTAATGGCTTTAATATGCGGTCCCTCACTGTCTTTGACTTAATTTGCTTGCTTCCAATTTCAGACTGCCAGCGAGAATGTGAGCAGTCTGTGGAACCCATGGGTGCAGCTGTTCATGTGTGAGAACGCTGAATTGATAGTGAAGCTGAACCAGTTCTTCACGTCATCTTCGCCCGATGTACTAGAGAAGCTGCCGTCCGAACTGCTCAATGAATGGACAGACTTCTTTGTAGAAGGAATCTACAACCTGCTGTTTCCTCTGCCTATCAAtatcacaggtgtgtgtgtgtgtgtgtgtgtgtgtgtgtgtgtgttttatatttgaGGAGATGACAGTCTTTGGGAAATGAGCCTAGCTTGAAACTGTAGGTTCCTTTTTAGTTGCTTTTCATTTAGCATAATCCTAGGTAATATGGTATTtcttaaataaacatatatgcGTGTCATTGCAATGATACAAGCAGGCACATTTCTGTCTGTTCTCTAAATGCAGATGCCTTCCCTGAACCGGATGACCCTGTTTTCCCATTGGCGGTACTGCAGTCAGTTGGCGTAGCTCTGACATATATGCCTGTGCAGCTGCTAAAACAGAACTCCCTGCCACCACGGTTCATAGCAGACCAGAAGACAAACCTGCCAGAGCGCCTCCAGACGCTCCTCAACACTTTCTGTCCTCTGCTTCTGTTTAAGGCCAGGCCTCTGCAGATCACTGTCTATCACTTGTTAGAAAAGTAAGGATTTTGTTTGAGAGTGTGTATCAGTGGTCAAACGTTGGTAACTTTTCCTTAAattaacagaaaaaacaaacaacatttcTGCTAAAAACTACCTTAGGACTGTGTTATGAACAAAGTTTTACACCTTTCCTGTGATATTTAGGGCCCCACAGCAGGTTGGGAATGATCACCTCATCCTTACCACgatatatataaaagaaaaattaacacAGTTGCTTATTGTCAATACAAGGGTCATGCCTCAGCTGCCTGAGTGCGATGGGGAAGGAGACACCAACAAGTCTGATGATGATAGAGATGAGCCATGTCTGTAAGTAAATGGAGAAAATCATATTACTGTGGGTTTCACACATAAGTGATAGTAACTGGATCCTAGGTATTGTCATTTGAGTTCCTTCAGTAtcagacaaaaaaatattttggaaATAACATgttatatttttacattattcTTACAGTTCTGCTTCATTTCTGTGTTCAGTTCTCCTCCCGCATCTCTGATGGCCATCCTGTCGACCTGTGAGGAACTGTGTGATAGTATTCTGGCAGGGGTTCAAGTAGGAGAGTTTGCAGTGGTCCAGCCTCTCAGTGTGGAGTACTCCTGCATCCTGGGGTACTTGCTGGCCTGGAAGCTTCTCCTCACCTTTTTCAAATCCTCACCCTCACATGTGAGTCATGATAAATGACTGAATGATAAATCTTATCAGATATGTATTCCAGTATGTtgggcttttttatttatttatttattaactggTTTTGACTTTTTACCATATGAAAGTGTATACACGCAAACAAATTTATAATCCACGGAGAAAGTGCTTTGAAGAACTGACACAGTATTGCATGCTCTTCTGATTTTTTCTAGCTGCGAGCCCATTATGCCCAGTATCTTAAGAGGAGCTGCTCCCTTAACAAGCTCCTCCTTGACCTTTTCAAACTGATGCCTGAGAACCCCATCTATCCCGGCCAGGGGCCAGAGACAAAAGAGGCCAAAACCTTCTTTACAGAGAGCCAGTCTCTGGTTGTTGACAGTAagtagcacacacacattcacaacttCTGTACATGGCAATGTAAACAAGCTTAGACTTCCCCTCCTGTTTTTCTTGCCAACAGACAGCGAGAATGTTGAGTGGGAGCTCCCTCATCTGGCTTGCAGTGTATACTATAGCACAGTGCAGGACCTGCCTGCCATGGTGCGGCTGTGGTGGAACGGCCAGGAGAAGAGAGTGAGCGCAGCTGTGGAGAAGTTCACTATTAAATATGTCAGCCCTGTTCTCTCAGCCCAGGAGATCTCATCTGTCCACTCAAGCACTCAAATCTTTGACAGCATGACTGTAagttaacatttaaataaattgcTCTCTGTGTATCTACAATTACAACTTTTACTAGTTTGGGTTACTTACTAAGACTAAAAGACCCCCAATGGCAAAAGCAAACGGTGTATATATTTATCTCATTGCCCCAGGTGAAGGCCCGCTCAGCAGCACGGGAGGTGATTGCTACCTATTCTGTGGATGACATCTTCATTGAGTTGGTAATTCAGCTACCACAGAACTACCCTCTAGGCTCTATCACTGTAGAGAGTGGGAGGCGAGTGGGAGTTGCCGTACAGCAGTGGAGGAACTGGATGCTGCAACTAAGCACCTACCTCACACATCAGGTAGAAACACAAACCACAGTGGATATAAATGCAGTAAGCTCTATAAgaacattttacttacttatttactaGTGTCTGTTCTTCAACCTGGAGCCAGATTATATCTCTACCAGTAAAATTTTCTTGAGCAATACAGGCCAAGGGGGCTGTGAAGATACTTTCTATGTCGGgatcagcaaaaaaagaaaagcggATGAGATAATTCagaaaaatgttaatgtttgtttgttcagaATGGCAGCATAATGGAGGGCCTGGCTCTATGGAAGAACAACGTGGACAAGCGTTTCGAGGGAATAGAGGATTGTATGATCTGCTTCTCTGTTATCCACGGTTCCAACTACTCCCTGCCCAAGAAGGGTTGCCGCACCTGCAAAAAGAAATTCCACTCAGCATGTTTGGTAAGAAATATGCGTTAATAGCATATTACATCCAGTGGTGGACTGTTGGGATCATGAGTGACtctgtagggttgggtaccaaaactcTGTGCTTATATGGCACCGGTGCTTTAACAACCGGTATCTACCAGACCGAATGCTAACACGGATTTAGGTGACTCATTTTGGTGCTACTGAAATGCCAGTGCTGCCCTGtgatgctccgaaacggatGTTAGAGGCAACGGAAGCATTGCTGCATGTGATGCTAGTTAACCTAACACTTGGCAGCAtggaacgttagcctaccgttagctagcagctggattaaacacagttaaaatgctgaaacgGTGTTGACTGTATTTTCCAACACCGAGACGTAACAGAagagtctgcagctgccgttgtcggaaaaacaacacagacggtgcgttcacgtGAACCtccctcgccagcctcgtggtgcattcaaagttattgtaaaatacgtgtgtgtgtgtgtgtgtgtgtgtgtatgtatatatgtatatatgtatatatgtatgtatgtatatgtatatatatatatatatatatatatatatatatatatatatatatatatatatatatatatatatatatatatatatctcttttTAAAAGCATCGGTTTTTAAAAATATCGCTTTAGCACCGATatcgggaaaaaaaacaaatgatacccaaccctacttctCTGCAGATGTTTAAAAGAACTATGCACATTAATAAACTTTGAGCACATCATATGCAGTGTATAACGACACATAACAGGGAGAGAATGATAGCAGTGGCAAAAAACTGTAGTTTGTCTGTATAAGCAATGAGGATTTTTCCTTTTACTGGGACTTAAGTTAAGGCATAATTCCACAGCCTACTACTGATTGTGTCATACACTTTCCatcttacagctcacaaataccATATACAATtgcaagacaacatacagttttaaAGTGAacttacttcttttttttttgacagttttcttaCACTaatctatttttttctcatctttctACAGTACAAATGGTTCACATCCAGCAACAAGTCCACCTGTCCATTGTGCAGAGAAACCTTCTTCTAACACAGTCTGTTGACCACAGCTTAAAGGTTGACCTATCTGTTGTGATTTCACAAAGTAGGTTATTAAGGTCGAATTTATTAGATCACAGTATGGTTTGAAATTCTTTCTCCAAGGCTTTCTCTGACTGAAATGACTGGCACCATTTGGTTCAGAAAATCTTGTTATATGTGTCTAGTGGGAGTCTGAACTAAAGTACAGTAAAATCTACTGATAATTATATTTCAGTGACCTTTATGTCCATATTCAGCAGAGTGGGTTGTTCAGCTGTCAACAGTTTGTTTATACCAGCACTTTACTGTGCAGCATCAGTAGCTCCCTGCTGTTTTTCTGTTAATgagttttaatcttttttttgtggacctaattttttttatcgtttAAAACGTATAGAAGAGGCTGAATCAAGTTGGTAAACCAAAGCTGCCCAGGTTCTTTAGATGAATATAAGAAAATAAGTAATtttacaatattaaaaaaaggtGATCTAAATATTGCAATTCACAGGACAGGTTTTCTATTTCCTAATATTTAGGATTGTAAAGAGATTATGTCTGATTAATGACTTATACCATTATGACACGGGGAGGTGAGATGAAAAGCAGGAAAGGGAACTTCTTTAGggaggttttttattttaaaattccaATGCTCTCCAATATTAATGCTTTCCCCTGTACCTGCATACAGCTGTAAATGatgctgaaaaataaaaaaaatacaactggATGGATATTATTAACCGATGCAATTTGTCTTTGATTCAGCACTTAGAGGGTCAagcaaaacatgcacacagaaaaAGTGTAAGCCACGTTCCACACAGAAACTGAAATAATAATTTGTCATTGGAATGTGTACTTGAACCCCCATGCATGGTTTACACCGCGTACACATATTTGAGTTCTGAACTGATTGTGATGGACTACAGTGAGTAATGTCAAAGCTGTATATATGTGTTCATTACTATCAATAGTCTCTTATGACTCATTACATACATACTAGTTTGTAATGGATTTGTATAACAGCACTAAAAACTGATCTGGCAACCTTACAGGATGTTACAGTCAGTAGACCAAGAACGGAACGAAGTACATTGCGTACATTTTCAGGGTTTTGTAATCGAGAACAATGCATATGCAGGCAGGGATATATAAATCTGGCACAAAGACTGCTCATgcatatttttacattgtgcATACACAGACTTTTACTCTTGAATCCACAATGTTTTATATATCTGGCCCCAGGTGTATTGTTACGTTCATGATCCATTAAATCCCTTTGCCAAAGCTAGCCTCTTTTATAAGTTAATGATGTTAATGATCATTATCTAGGATATTGCAGTTTCCGGGGTTTAATTCTGTAAGTATAAAAGATTTAATGATCATAAAGAAACAAGAAATACACAGTTTAAAGGATACACCTTTTGGGACTGGGTTAGAGATTTGATTCCAACTGGGAccagctctccctctctgctATAAATGACGTGGCTATATAAAGGTATTTAGGTCAAGAAATGTGACATTTATGATGTGCTTTCACTTTATCTTACATaactttattcaaagtcaacTGTAATGAAGCCCAAGTGCTTCCATAAACTGTTATGTTAACCTGAGCCTCCAATTACAGTTATATGGTATTTCCATATAACCATAACTGTAAATTAACCTGTGCTAGTTTCCAAGAAAAGACTGTAATTAGCCTTAGCCTGTGACTTCTGGCACCAGTCTGCTACGCTCATTTATCTTGGgtgcacctcctcctcatgttGAATAATTTATCTGTTTAATGGAGGCTTGCTCTCATCACAGTTGTTCCTATGGAATTAATTATGACAGATTAAGCATGATCAATGAATTAATCCCTATCATTTGGTCTGccgtctatgtgtgtgtgtgtgtgtgtgcgcgtgcaaaAGTGTGTGGCGCATTTGTAATTCATCATTGCAgtcaaaatatatc
This genomic interval from Perca flavescens isolate YP-PL-M2 chromosome 13, PFLA_1.0, whole genome shotgun sequence contains the following:
- the ltn1 gene encoding E3 ubiquitin-protein ligase listerin; the encoded protein is MGGKNKQRTKGNVRPSSSGRAAEVLTRESGIIPGFVGFDTTVTSELSYVPAVHGVEEIDNLVDADFRLVLRKLSKRDAVTRLKAVQDFGSMCQERDSEEVKGVLPYWPRIYCKISVDHDRRIREATQQALEQLVLKVRRSLAPFLKSLMGHWILSQCDTYTPAASAACQAFQAAFSPTKQPEALSFCKEEILNVLQDILLKETADTLSDPQSVTEDEREGKYVRMLTSSLLGVKRLLSLLLQSDRTAMEERLAHLLNSGKFWKYSKHKTPQVRGAFFEMVCALCEFTPGLVQAEAARLCATVLLSIDDTDPVVLPPVWEAVLHVVSTIHDCWTHVNAKKGFLPKLWVLLKEGGKGMAKALHPNLMPLISKLPQQVTEPTLDFYTTFFSSFIQGLSSERAATSPSESAVIVTSVVECLRYCILHNSEEEQEQKKIRTMLISQQLLPLLEKALGNPSLQNGPLFLLVTEMLVSWERRAGLHSEDEANGSSHVFQELLADFWEGLGLLFVRYADNEDADPQALEGVATLLQVMRYPERVKGKLIQKKKSVKICFSEPEDNDKRGLEKPVQTVSELVNEKAFGSLRTQHFEDVVCQLAQLCLVHVTERTSERHLVFLSLLLQSFHTPRVFSTLVELDDKNMDREQRDEVIMKNRAMQFLLERVVVWLAEKGRRDTEHLVEMVFSSLYSCSQQETTRILNHITTMDLQWGIILQIIQRVCTDPETLKSCHDWLKGSVLGERLLGLTEELCKVGCSSPSSPSSTSSTSNHSWTLISLVLSQHHNNESLIGEVYMEKILERLHATLSETKSLSDAGNMEPLICFICDVASTFFSSVQDCLLLLSAEELLLTVFQLTAQDQTHTHLSDSLLDKLRKVCVAGVQSLVQHSENEVKEGGFLHSAALWVTNQLLTVSLDIKSLQLLILAVQNLVETIISVCDQDSPLLIQFFTHLTPSQTEWTRIRQALPPQWIKTPLLSSRYRGVCEKPSVDIWKFKVSTRLPAHLCACALLGRVAQTAASIPRDKRDTECPSLLPNLNHTVSELLYALQWCREVEYIPAYLSLLTDSGLLGTPEPGSNERCAGDTLLKSFSGASSKYMSVEDGGLWSLTLENYIHINNLADTHSATLRELYGSSDSLFPVSQSKLSTLQVLCPTMTQKDRETLVALATAGIINWQENDDVYGCLAVLLCCLKANTQVEEEVVQAILATVMEWRNSKEDWFLFNSDLSKATAEQLNIAVEMMRFLSWLVTHFPTVLGSSQWDFLLCSMLAWLETASENVSSLWNPWVQLFMCENAELIVKLNQFFTSSSPDVLEKLPSELLNEWTDFFVEGIYNLLFPLPINITDAFPEPDDPVFPLAVLQSVGVALTYMPVQLLKQNSLPPRFIADQKTNLPERLQTLLNTFCPLLLFKARPLQITVYHLLEKVMPQLPECDGEGDTNKSDDDRDEPCLSPPASLMAILSTCEELCDSILAGVQVGEFAVVQPLSVEYSCILGYLLAWKLLLTFFKSSPSHLRAHYAQYLKRSCSLNKLLLDLFKLMPENPIYPGQGPETKEAKTFFTESQSLVVDNSENVEWELPHLACSVYYSTVQDLPAMVRLWWNGQEKRVSAAVEKFTIKYVSPVLSAQEISSVHSSTQIFDSMTVKARSAAREVIATYSVDDIFIELVIQLPQNYPLGSITVESGRRVGVAVQQWRNWMLQLSTYLTHQNGSIMEGLALWKNNVDKRFEGIEDCMICFSVIHGSNYSLPKKGCRTCKKKFHSACLYKWFTSSNKSTCPLCRETFF